From Nicotiana tabacum cultivar K326 chromosome 20, ASM71507v2, whole genome shotgun sequence, one genomic window encodes:
- the LOC107803376 gene encoding germin-like protein subfamily 1 member 1, translating into METNTILFSMSLLIVLGLVGSDPDPLQDYCVADTKKATKENFYCNGVPCINPDHVETSHFATSALSKPGKISIMFGFNVTLTTIFNLPGLNTQGLTMARIDIDANSLVPPHSHPRASEVAILIKGSLLVGFINTSNHLFTQNMQPGDCFVFPKGLIQFLYNTDSNEQALVVSGLSSQNPGVQMASPAAFGTKQNMPDEVFKKVFQINNQEDITRIRTNLGG; encoded by the coding sequence ATGGAAACTAACACTATCCTATTCAGTATGAGTCTACTTATTGTATTGGGCTTGGTCGGATCCGACCCAGATCCGCTCCAAGATTACTGTGTGGCTGATACCAAAAAAGCCACAAAAGAAAATTTCTATTGCAATGGTGTGCCATGTATCAATCCAGACCATGTAGAAACTTCACATTTTGCAACATCAGCTTTATCCAAACCTGGTAAAATTAGCATAATGTTTGGTTTTAATGTAACACTTACTACAATTTTCAATTTGCCAGGTTTGAACACTCAAGGACTAACTATGGCACGAATAGACATCGATGCAAATAGTCTCGTGCCCCCTCATTCTCACCCTCGAGCCTCAGAAGTGGCTATTTTAATAAAGGGTTCACTTTTAGTAGGATTTATCAACACTTCAAATCACTTGTTTACTCAGAATATGCAACCTGGAGATTGTtttgtttttcctaaaggtttgaTTCAATTTCTTTATAATACGGATTCTAATGAGCAAGCATTGGTTGTGTCTGGGTTGAGTAGTCAGAATCCTGGTGTCCAAATGGCGTCTCCTGCTGCATTTGGGACGAAACAAAATATGCCAGATGAAGTATTCAAGAAGGTATTTCAGATCAATAATCAAGAAGATATTACAAGAATTAGAACAAACCTTGGAGGATGA